ATCTACGGATAGTACTAAAAACCATCAATCATAAAATCAATGGCGGCTTTAATCTCATCGCGATAATGCTGGGCCTGGCACCCTTGGTCACCCAGCATACTTTGACGTACGCTGGCTATTTCATGGGTCATCAGCAGATACTCAACTTCTCCGCGCCAAACAACAAATTTTCACTATTTGTGTTTAAATAAAAATAGACGTTTGGATATGATTTACAATGATGCGGTTTGAATTTTTGGCAGCGATTTAAAAAAATTATGATTATCGTATTAACTATGATTACATAATCTAATTAACAAAATCATATGGAAATTTTATAGGTAACATGCGTATTAACATCCCGAGACCCGAGAGTGAAAAAGAATCGGTTAACTTATTTGATACCGTCATTACTGCAATAAAAGCTATTGATATGGAACTACCCAATTACTTTTTAGAAGCCAATATCATGGACGATAAGAGTATTGAAGAGATTATCGAGTTGTTAAATGCTTATTATACTTCTACTCGAAACTTATCACTTGCACTAACGCATAGTGATAGAAAAAACTGGGAGTTAACTTTAACCGACAAAAAAGTGCCTGAATAATCGCTTAAATTCTTTAGCCTGTCTTAAAAATATATTTCATTGATATTTAAATTAAATATTTATAGCCAACTCTTAATAGCGACACTTACAAACATTATCCGGAAATGAATTAACAAAAGATAATCCGTTAGGTTGCTATAAATTAATCACATTAAAAACCATCAATCATAAAATCAATCGCGGCTTTAATCTCATCGCGATAATGCTGGGCCTGGCACACTTCGTCACCCAGCATACTTTTGCGAACGCTGGCCATCTCATGCGTCATCAATAAGTACTCAACTTCCCCAATACTCAGTATCGGGCATAAGTGTTGAGGGACCTTTCCTTTAAATCGGCGACGGGGGAAGAGTGGAATCACCCATCGCGTTGTCAACGCATCAATCAGGTCACTTTGTACATTCAATAAGTACGGGTAATCCTTGTTATTACCCGTATTACGATAGACAGTATATTGCACAATCAAAATGCCTTATATTCATCGGAAAGTAAGCCGCTCTCATCACTAATCCGGTTTAGCTCTTCCATCGCCTGCCGGTTTTCATGCTTCCATTGAGCAGCAGATGCTGCCTGTAACTGTGCCTCAATGGCTTGAGTCAATACTGCTGATAAATTGATACCCATATCGCGAGCCTTTTGATACAAAACTGGATCCAACGTCACACTGACCGTCTTTTTGGTTATTTTTGCATGGGTTTTTGTCATATTTCACCCCTGTTAAAACACGTGTTAATGAACATATAATGAACGATTAACATCAGGATGTAAAGTGCCCCTGCTTACTCATAACCCCCGATAACACTGTAAATGAATTGATTATTAAACCATTCCATTCACTGCCACAGATGCTATCCAAATAGTCTGACGCAATCCATTCACATATCATTAAGTTGCGAGGCAATACGCAATAAAAATACCAAGGGGGATCGACTTAACATAAGTCAACGAAGCACCCTATCTGTTAACAATACTGATAGTTGAGAGGAACTACCGTAGAGATCAACTTGACGCACACCAAAGAAGTGCCCTATCTGTTAGCAATGCCAATCGTTGGGAGGGACGGGCGTGGGGGTCGACTTAGCATAAACCAACGACAAACAGGCAAAGCCTGTTTGAACAGCGCTCGCGCTGGCCCGAAGGGTGAAGCACCGCAGGGTGTTTCATAACTGCCCGTAGCCCGGCCAAGCCCAACGCACTCCAATCTCAAGTACAGACGGTCTTCCGGTCGAGCACAAACCTAGTATAAGCACCTCTGATTTTACGACCGGAATATCCATCAATATCTATTAATCGGGTTTTTCATCACCAAATATCACCCTTCATGCAACCCACACTCCCGCTTCAGGCCAAAAAAACGCGTTTCTTCTTCACTCATGCCGGGTTCCCATTTACGGGTGGTGTGAGTATCCCCTACAGATAAATAGCCCTGTTCCCATAAAGGATGATAATTCAGGCCGTTATCCGTCAGATATTGATAAATCTGCCGGTTATCCCAA
Above is a window of Limnobaculum parvum DNA encoding:
- a CDS encoding CcdB family protein is translated as MTHEIASVRQSMLGDQGCQAQHYRDEIKAAIDFMIDGF
- a CDS encoding CcdB family protein; this translates as MQYTVYRNTGNNKDYPYLLNVQSDLIDALTTRWVIPLFPRRRFKGKVPQHLCPILSIGEVEYLLMTHEMASVRKSMLGDEVCQAQHYRDEIKAAIDFMIDGF
- a CDS encoding type II toxin-antitoxin system CcdA family antitoxin; translation: MTKTHAKITKKTVSVTLDPVLYQKARDMGINLSAVLTQAIEAQLQAASAAQWKHENRQAMEELNRISDESGLLSDEYKAF